In one Corallococcus sp. EGB genomic region, the following are encoded:
- a CDS encoding nucleotidyltransferase gives MGTDATLAERERAPDEINARARAVGLLHEAGVPFVVGGAYAYATYTGIYRDTKDLDLFPRKRDAIRALEVLEKDGWRTERPDEVWLYKAYKGDYFVDFIFSSGNGVATVDDEWFTHARKATIFGYECLIAPAEEMIWSKAFVTERERYDGADINHLILKAGREMDWDRILRRFDRYWEVLLSHLMMFRFAYPSERDIVPNYVMTELMSRTLQTVRDGRWDEKLCRGNLVSKVNYHVDIHHWGFGDGRAWDEQDRPEGGARGARSELEDSAGSGR, from the coding sequence ATGGGTACGGACGCCACGCTGGCCGAGCGGGAGCGTGCGCCGGACGAGATCAACGCCCGCGCCAGAGCCGTCGGTCTGCTGCACGAGGCCGGGGTGCCGTTCGTGGTGGGCGGGGCGTATGCCTACGCCACCTATACCGGCATCTACCGCGACACCAAGGACCTGGACCTGTTCCCGCGCAAGCGTGACGCCATCCGCGCCCTGGAGGTGCTGGAGAAGGATGGCTGGCGCACGGAACGTCCGGATGAGGTCTGGCTCTACAAGGCCTACAAGGGGGACTACTTCGTCGACTTCATCTTCTCCTCCGGCAACGGCGTGGCGACGGTGGACGACGAGTGGTTCACCCACGCCAGGAAGGCCACCATCTTCGGCTACGAGTGCCTCATCGCGCCGGCCGAGGAGATGATCTGGTCCAAGGCCTTCGTCACCGAGCGCGAGCGCTATGACGGCGCGGACATCAACCACCTCATCCTCAAGGCGGGGCGGGAGATGGACTGGGACCGCATCCTCCGGCGCTTCGACCGCTACTGGGAGGTGCTGCTCAGCCACCTGATGATGTTCCGCTTCGCCTATCCCAGCGAGCGCGACATCGTGCCCAACTACGTGATGACGGAGCTGATGAGCCGCACGCTCCAGACGGTGCGCGATGGCCGCTGGGACGAGAAGCTGTGCCGGGGCAACCTGGTGTCCAAGGTGAACTATCACGTGGACATCCACCACTGGGGCTTTGGGGACGGCAGGGCGTGGGACGAACAGGACAGACCCGAGGGGGGAGCCCGTGGCGCGAGATCCGAGCTCGAAGATTCGGCTGGCAGCGGTCGGTGA
- a CDS encoding ABC transporter ATP-binding protein, which yields MPITEKPIIEVRNLTRRYRERVAIEDLSFTVGEGELLGFLGPNGAGKSTTMKILTGLLPPSEGSAKVAGFDVSTHPMEVKRRIGYLPETPPLYPELTVHGYLAFVASLKQVPGRAVKAEVERVAGLTGVSDVLGRVLQNLSKGYQQRVGIAQALIGSPPVLILDEPTEGLDPAQRADLRALIRSLKGQHTVLLSTHILPEVTVTCEQVLILHQGRVVAHDAIDQLAKSHGQAEHASLEEVFIKLTAA from the coding sequence ATGCCAATCACCGAGAAGCCCATCATCGAGGTGCGCAACCTCACCCGGCGCTATCGCGAGCGCGTGGCCATCGAGGACCTCTCCTTCACGGTCGGTGAGGGAGAGCTGCTGGGCTTCCTGGGCCCCAACGGCGCGGGCAAGTCCACCACGATGAAGATCCTCACCGGCTTGCTGCCCCCGTCCGAGGGCAGCGCGAAGGTCGCGGGCTTCGACGTGTCCACGCACCCGATGGAGGTCAAACGGCGCATCGGCTACCTGCCGGAGACGCCGCCGCTGTATCCGGAGCTGACGGTGCACGGCTACCTGGCGTTCGTGGCCTCGCTCAAGCAGGTGCCCGGCCGCGCGGTGAAGGCGGAGGTGGAGCGGGTGGCGGGGCTCACCGGCGTGAGCGACGTGCTGGGCCGCGTGCTCCAGAACCTGTCCAAGGGCTATCAGCAGCGCGTGGGCATCGCGCAGGCGCTCATCGGTTCACCGCCGGTGCTCATCCTGGACGAGCCCACCGAAGGCCTGGACCCCGCGCAGCGCGCGGACCTGCGCGCGTTGATCCGGAGCCTCAAGGGCCAACACACGGTGCTGTTGTCCACGCACATCCTCCCGGAGGTCACGGTGACGTGCGAGCAGGTCCTCATCCTCCACCAGGGGCGCGTGGTGGCCCATGACGCCATCGACCAGCTGGCGAAGTCCCATGGACAGGCCGAGCACGCGTCGTTGGAAGAAGTCTTCATCAAGCTGACCGCCGCCTGA
- a CDS encoding RNA polymerase sigma factor, translating to MTGPTPLALKVVPPRPNEDRRAVLRDLYVKYGGSVRERCRYLLKDASRAEDAMHDVFARALVHGDSFRAEASPLTWLMKIATHHCLNQLRSEGAAWRRWFARDAAARPEGHGGAEAMETRDLVRRLLARVDAETQAAAIHYHVDGMTLEEVAAVLGRSVPTVRKRLEHFAELGGEELSVR from the coding sequence GTGACCGGACCGACCCCGCTGGCCCTGAAGGTGGTGCCTCCCCGTCCCAACGAGGACCGGCGGGCCGTCCTGCGCGACCTGTATGTGAAGTACGGCGGCAGCGTGCGTGAGCGCTGCCGCTACCTGCTGAAGGACGCGAGCCGGGCGGAGGACGCGATGCACGACGTCTTCGCCCGCGCGCTCGTGCACGGGGACTCGTTCCGGGCGGAGGCATCTCCGCTGACGTGGCTGATGAAGATTGCCACGCACCACTGCCTCAACCAGCTGCGCTCGGAAGGGGCGGCGTGGCGGCGGTGGTTCGCGCGGGACGCGGCGGCCCGTCCGGAGGGCCACGGTGGAGCGGAGGCGATGGAGACGCGCGACCTGGTGCGCAGGCTGCTGGCCCGGGTGGACGCGGAGACGCAGGCGGCGGCGATCCACTACCACGTGGACGGGATGACGCTGGAAGAGGTGGCCGCGGTGCTGGGGCGTTCGGTGCCCACGGTGCGCAAGCGGCTGGAGCATTTCGCGGAGCTGGGTGGAGAGGAGCTGAGCGTCCGATGA
- a CDS encoding caspase family protein: protein MSDGPVKQVFAPAAAWTRALGSAIRASLPALVLASTAAHADTLHRFALIAGNDTGGADTRPLSYARDDARKMHDLLTRLGGVSPSDAKLLLDGDAKNFLVALSELEQRARDARARGERTALFVYYSGHAKDGALRLGDSRLAFDALKRRLADAPVDIRIAILDSCRSGALTRTKGARKAPAFDVESGAARDARGVVILTSSASDEDSQESDALGGSYFSHHLVSGLLGDADRSGDGRVTLFEAYSHAYARTVADTADSSAGPQHPTFSYDLAGNGDLVLTDLRASAEGLIVPGNAPAGPYYFVDPGGLVVAELDKTADAERRVALAPGTYRVKRRLSDRLRIGEVEVARGRTTILQEPRFKDAPFSDDPVKGAMRDRGAWWAFGLTGGFQSFFDAQTRQSLFLSVPLFGAEAELHDYFRRDWVWGFDAAVGGTHGLLTLPTLEGPAYRYSVVNVGTSLTAEWPVGRFAPFVGVRVAYLIMGRKFDDGAFPDQRFAMVSPGLATGARFQLSRHLNLTARTRLQYLQYTVDAQRSLGFWEMSALLTYEP, encoded by the coding sequence ATGAGCGACGGTCCCGTGAAACAGGTGTTCGCTCCCGCGGCGGCCTGGACCCGGGCCCTGGGCTCGGCGATACGGGCGTCGCTTCCCGCGCTCGTCCTGGCCTCCACCGCCGCGCATGCGGACACGCTGCACCGCTTCGCGCTCATCGCGGGCAACGACACGGGCGGCGCGGACACGCGGCCCTTGAGCTACGCGCGCGACGATGCGCGCAAGATGCACGACCTGCTCACGCGGCTGGGCGGCGTGTCCCCCTCCGACGCGAAGCTCCTCCTCGACGGCGACGCGAAGAACTTCCTCGTCGCCCTGTCGGAGCTGGAACAGCGGGCCCGCGATGCGCGGGCGCGCGGTGAGCGCACCGCGCTGTTCGTCTACTACTCCGGCCACGCGAAGGACGGCGCGCTGCGGCTGGGCGACTCGCGGCTCGCCTTCGACGCCCTCAAGCGCCGGCTGGCCGACGCGCCCGTGGACATCCGCATCGCCATCCTCGACTCCTGCCGCTCCGGCGCGCTCACCCGCACCAAGGGCGCGCGCAAGGCCCCCGCCTTCGACGTGGAGTCCGGCGCGGCCCGCGATGCGCGAGGCGTCGTCATCCTCACCTCCAGCGCCTCGGACGAGGACTCGCAGGAGTCGGACGCGCTGGGCGGCAGCTACTTCTCCCACCACCTGGTCAGTGGCCTCCTGGGGGACGCGGACCGCAGCGGCGACGGACGCGTGACGCTCTTCGAGGCGTACTCACACGCCTACGCCCGCACCGTCGCGGACACGGCCGACAGCAGCGCGGGCCCCCAGCACCCCACGTTCAGCTACGACCTCGCGGGCAACGGAGACCTGGTCCTCACCGACCTGCGCGCGAGCGCCGAAGGCCTCATCGTCCCCGGCAACGCCCCCGCTGGCCCCTACTACTTCGTGGATCCGGGCGGGCTCGTGGTCGCGGAGCTGGACAAGACCGCGGACGCCGAGCGCCGCGTGGCCCTGGCCCCGGGCACGTACCGCGTGAAGCGCCGGCTCAGCGACCGGCTGCGCATTGGCGAGGTGGAGGTCGCGCGCGGCCGGACCACCATCCTGCAGGAGCCGCGCTTCAAGGACGCGCCCTTCTCCGACGACCCCGTGAAGGGCGCCATGAGGGACCGAGGCGCCTGGTGGGCCTTCGGTCTCACCGGCGGCTTCCAGTCCTTCTTCGACGCCCAGACGCGGCAGTCCCTCTTCCTCTCCGTGCCCCTCTTCGGCGCGGAGGCCGAGCTGCACGACTACTTCCGCCGCGACTGGGTCTGGGGCTTCGACGCGGCGGTGGGCGGCACCCACGGCCTGCTGACGCTGCCCACGCTGGAGGGCCCCGCGTACCGCTACTCCGTGGTGAACGTGGGCACCAGCCTCACCGCCGAGTGGCCCGTGGGCCGCTTCGCGCCGTTCGTGGGCGTGCGCGTCGCGTACCTCATCATGGGCCGCAAGTTCGACGACGGAGCGTTCCCGGATCAGCGCTTCGCCATGGTGTCCCCGGGCCTCGCGACCGGCGCGCGCTTCCAGCTCTCGCGCCACCTGAACCTCACCGCGAGGACCCGCCTGCAGTACCTGCAATACACCGTCGACGCGCAGCGCTCCCTGGGCTTCTGGGAGATGTCCGCGCTGCTCACGTACGAGCCATGA
- a CDS encoding DUF4340 domain-containing protein, which translates to MRTSTVVLLGLMAVGCSRDAEKPPAPPKLFATESAEPRPGTAPDAAPVFTHLTVKARGATTELERTPDGWRIVSPVDAKADPYAVEALVQQLTSAKFKATVNASPTDADLKKYGLTSPTFTVTAKAYLPDANGGGAEAPSRQRTVTLAGGDENPFDGSVYVRREGDASVYAADGAVRYSLDKGPFELRAKEFLGPLDLSSLQAIEVTTKDHAYALTREADGTSWRMEKPEPTRANSSRLTDLLKAFAGHQALSFPQDTAAARKSLGLDTPVVDARFVPASGEAIRIRLGQVTRDGAPVVHALREQGPQSTLAEVEARALTTLDVGVQELKDRRVLSFPRDAVRRLEFLPGGKAAPVVVTRGAGNSDAWQVEGPDGGRALHFRVVKLLGRLESLKASAFGEAKVKRWERYGISDASRGVVLRDGDGRELARLWLGDAVPDTEDRLYARGSGPDLVEVSMGSVADLPTRASELQEAPPDASDGGAPQP; encoded by the coding sequence GTGAGGACTTCCACCGTCGTGTTGCTGGGGCTGATGGCGGTGGGCTGTTCGCGCGACGCGGAGAAGCCCCCAGCGCCGCCGAAGCTCTTCGCGACGGAGTCCGCCGAGCCACGACCGGGAACGGCCCCGGATGCCGCGCCCGTCTTCACGCACCTGACGGTGAAGGCCCGCGGCGCCACCACGGAGCTGGAGCGGACGCCGGACGGCTGGCGGATCGTATCGCCCGTGGACGCGAAGGCGGATCCATACGCGGTGGAGGCCCTGGTGCAGCAGCTCACCTCGGCGAAGTTCAAGGCCACCGTGAACGCGTCGCCGACGGACGCGGACCTGAAGAAGTACGGGCTCACGTCCCCGACGTTCACCGTCACGGCGAAGGCATACCTTCCGGACGCGAACGGTGGAGGCGCGGAGGCTCCGTCGCGCCAGCGCACCGTGACGCTGGCCGGTGGAGATGAGAATCCCTTCGATGGCTCCGTCTATGTGCGCCGCGAAGGCGACGCGAGCGTGTACGCGGCGGACGGGGCCGTGCGGTACTCGCTGGACAAGGGCCCCTTCGAGCTGCGCGCCAAGGAGTTCCTGGGGCCGCTGGACCTGTCGTCACTCCAGGCCATCGAGGTCACGACGAAGGACCACGCCTACGCGCTGACGCGCGAGGCGGACGGCACGTCGTGGCGGATGGAGAAGCCGGAGCCCACGCGCGCGAACAGCAGCCGGCTGACGGACCTGCTCAAGGCGTTCGCGGGGCATCAAGCCCTCTCCTTCCCGCAGGACACCGCCGCCGCCCGGAAGTCCCTGGGGTTGGACACGCCCGTCGTGGACGCGCGCTTCGTCCCGGCTTCCGGTGAAGCCATCCGCATCCGGTTGGGGCAGGTGACCCGGGACGGTGCGCCCGTGGTCCATGCGCTGCGGGAACAGGGCCCGCAGTCGACGCTGGCGGAAGTGGAGGCCCGCGCGCTGACGACGCTGGACGTGGGCGTGCAGGAGTTGAAGGACCGGCGCGTGCTGTCGTTCCCGCGCGACGCCGTGCGGCGCCTGGAGTTCCTCCCCGGTGGCAAGGCCGCCCCGGTGGTCGTGACACGTGGCGCCGGGAACAGCGACGCGTGGCAGGTGGAGGGCCCCGACGGCGGACGCGCCCTGCACTTCCGCGTGGTGAAGCTCCTGGGCCGGCTGGAGTCGCTGAAAGCCTCGGCGTTCGGCGAGGCGAAGGTGAAGCGCTGGGAGCGCTACGGCATCAGCGACGCGTCGCGAGGCGTCGTGCTCCGTGACGGAGACGGGCGCGAGCTGGCCCGGCTGTGGCTGGGTGACGCCGTGCCGGACACGGAGGACCGGCTCTACGCTCGGGGCTCCGGGCCGGACCTGGTGGAGGTGTCCATGGGCTCGGTGGCGGATCTGCCCACGCGCGCCTCGGAGCTCCAGGAGGCGCCGCCCGACGCATCGGACGGCGGCGCTCCCCAGCCCTGA
- a CDS encoding GldG family protein yields MRANHVTRASGAFGLLLLLSSPFTLFLTSGSVALAAGKAVLGAAMLAVYGVSHRQELGRSGSRRTGRFLASSVLTLLAVLGVLVALNVLAFRKNQRWDLTRERIFSLAPQTEQTLAGLKEKAHALALIPPTHPSYGELEELFRRYHEAAPATFDYAFVDPRREPSLAAKYQLKDGQTLVVISRGEGDAAPHTPLPVPSEQDLTNALIQLSATGAQKVYFLEGHGEWSLETAGDGLTELRRQLLREGYRPEPLNLLGRKEVPRDAGLLVIAGAKQDYTAPEVAALRAYLGEGGRLLYFTDANTEDGLGLLLADYGVQVDAGVAADPQFNSGNPFVLVSNFYGKHAITRPLQERGLNVQLPTPRSFTLVREGFLLPGVTVEPVLLSSPYAWVESKPLEDATPSSGEKMGQLTLVAAASRDTRAAEHKRFDEARLVAVGESELLLDPNWGYEANRNLVMNALGWASHQVEKITLRPPDRETSTLELTEDQMRALRFVSTDLLPLSLLGVGLAVWLSRRNR; encoded by the coding sequence ATGAGAGCGAATCACGTCACCCGGGCGTCGGGCGCCTTCGGCCTGCTGCTGCTCCTGTCCAGCCCCTTCACGCTGTTCCTCACCTCCGGCAGCGTGGCGCTCGCGGCGGGCAAGGCGGTGCTGGGCGCGGCGATGCTCGCGGTCTACGGCGTCTCGCACCGGCAGGAGCTGGGGCGCTCGGGCAGCCGCCGCACGGGGCGGTTCCTCGCGTCCTCGGTGCTCACCCTGCTGGCGGTGCTGGGCGTGCTGGTGGCGCTCAACGTCCTCGCGTTCCGCAAGAACCAGCGGTGGGATCTGACGCGGGAGCGCATCTTCTCGCTCGCGCCCCAGACGGAGCAGACGCTCGCGGGGCTAAAGGAGAAGGCGCATGCGCTGGCGCTCATCCCCCCCACGCATCCGTCCTATGGAGAACTGGAGGAGCTGTTCCGGCGCTACCACGAGGCCGCGCCGGCGACCTTCGACTACGCCTTCGTGGATCCGCGCCGCGAGCCGTCCCTGGCCGCGAAGTACCAGCTCAAGGACGGCCAGACCCTGGTCGTCATCTCCCGAGGCGAGGGCGACGCCGCGCCCCACACCCCCCTGCCCGTCCCCTCCGAACAGGACCTGACCAACGCCCTCATCCAGCTGAGCGCGACGGGCGCGCAGAAGGTGTACTTCCTCGAGGGGCATGGCGAGTGGTCGCTGGAGACGGCCGGTGACGGGCTGACGGAGCTGCGGCGCCAGCTGCTGCGCGAGGGCTACCGCCCCGAGCCGCTCAACCTCCTGGGCCGCAAGGAGGTGCCTCGCGACGCGGGGTTGCTGGTCATCGCGGGCGCAAAGCAGGACTACACGGCGCCGGAGGTGGCGGCCCTGCGCGCGTACCTGGGGGAAGGAGGCCGGCTGCTCTACTTCACCGACGCGAACACGGAGGACGGGCTGGGCCTGCTCCTCGCGGACTACGGCGTCCAGGTGGACGCGGGTGTGGCAGCGGATCCGCAGTTCAACTCGGGCAACCCGTTCGTCCTCGTGTCGAACTTCTACGGCAAGCACGCCATCACGCGTCCGCTCCAGGAGCGCGGGCTCAACGTGCAGCTGCCCACGCCGCGCAGCTTCACGCTGGTCCGTGAGGGCTTCCTGCTTCCCGGCGTGACGGTGGAGCCCGTGCTGCTGAGCTCGCCCTATGCGTGGGTGGAGTCGAAGCCCCTGGAGGATGCCACGCCATCCAGCGGCGAGAAGATGGGACAGCTGACGCTGGTGGCCGCCGCGTCCCGGGACACGCGCGCCGCGGAGCACAAGCGCTTCGACGAGGCGCGGCTGGTGGCGGTGGGTGAATCGGAGCTGCTGCTGGATCCGAACTGGGGCTACGAGGCCAACCGCAACCTGGTGATGAACGCGCTGGGCTGGGCCTCCCATCAGGTGGAGAAGATCACCCTGCGTCCCCCCGACCGTGAGACGTCCACGCTGGAGCTCACCGAGGACCAGATGCGGGCCCTGCGCTTCGTGTCCACTGACCTGTTGCCCTTGTCGCTGCTGGGCGTGGGACTCGCGGTCTGGCTGTCGCGGAGGAACCGGTGA
- a CDS encoding AmpG family muropeptide MFS transporter, whose amino-acid sequence MAVGFASGLPLWLTGVTLSAWMKNEGVNLKTIGVFSLVALPYTFKVLWAPLMDRYTLPFLGRRRGWMLLTQLLLMGAIAAMGLVNPKDTPVAMACMTVVVTFLSASQDIVADAWRTDILTLEERGLGNSMYVTGYRLGMLVAGGLAFILSDHLGWSMTYHVMGLLMGVGVVATLLAPEPQSVKPPRNLADAVVRPFVDYFRRKYALGVLAFLVLYKLGDAIAASMVTPFYIELGFSNTEIGALSKTLGMLATIGGGLLGGVLMVKLSMRRALFIFGAAQGLTNLAFMALALVGKNDLMLAGTIAVDNVCTGLGVTAFAAFLMSLCHKSFSATQYALLSALGTIANRLIGSVSGYLATWMGWPTFFAFTAAAAFPALVLLMFLPETAAQPQEDEPPAPEAAPPASVAVAR is encoded by the coding sequence ATGGCCGTCGGCTTCGCTTCCGGCCTCCCCCTGTGGCTGACCGGCGTCACGCTGTCCGCGTGGATGAAGAACGAGGGGGTCAATCTCAAGACGATTGGCGTCTTCAGCCTGGTGGCGCTGCCCTACACGTTCAAGGTGCTCTGGGCGCCGCTGATGGACCGCTACACGCTGCCGTTCCTGGGCCGGCGCCGCGGCTGGATGCTGCTCACGCAGCTGCTGCTCATGGGCGCCATCGCGGCCATGGGGCTGGTGAACCCGAAGGACACCCCCGTCGCCATGGCATGCATGACCGTGGTGGTGACGTTCCTGTCCGCCAGCCAGGACATCGTCGCGGACGCGTGGCGCACGGACATCCTCACCCTGGAGGAGCGCGGGCTGGGCAACTCGATGTACGTCACCGGCTACCGGCTGGGAATGCTCGTGGCGGGCGGGCTCGCGTTCATCCTGTCGGACCACCTGGGCTGGTCCATGACGTACCACGTGATGGGCCTGCTCATGGGCGTGGGCGTGGTGGCCACCCTGCTGGCCCCGGAGCCGCAGAGCGTGAAGCCTCCGCGCAACCTGGCGGACGCGGTGGTGCGGCCCTTCGTGGACTACTTCCGCCGCAAGTACGCGCTGGGGGTGCTCGCGTTCCTGGTGCTCTACAAGCTGGGGGACGCCATCGCCGCCAGCATGGTGACGCCCTTCTACATCGAGCTGGGGTTCTCCAACACGGAGATTGGCGCGCTCAGCAAGACGCTCGGCATGCTGGCCACCATTGGCGGAGGCCTGTTGGGCGGCGTGCTGATGGTGAAGCTCAGCATGCGCCGCGCGCTGTTCATCTTCGGCGCCGCGCAGGGCCTCACCAACCTGGCCTTCATGGCGCTGGCGCTGGTGGGCAAGAACGACCTGATGCTCGCGGGCACCATCGCCGTGGACAACGTGTGCACGGGCCTGGGCGTCACGGCGTTCGCGGCCTTCCTGATGTCGCTGTGCCACAAGAGCTTCAGCGCCACGCAGTACGCGCTCCTGTCCGCGCTGGGCACCATCGCCAACCGGCTCATCGGCTCCGTGTCCGGCTACCTAGCCACATGGATGGGCTGGCCCACCTTCTTCGCCTTCACCGCCGCGGCGGCCTTCCCCGCGCTGGTGCTGTTGATGTTCCTGC
- a CDS encoding metallophosphoesterase — protein sequence MAAVGDLHCREDQHGRFRQLIKQVNASADVLLLCGDLTDRGLIEEGKVLAEELSALRVPCAAVLGNHDYEHGQVKEICTELSKVGVHILDGDHFIFEKVLGIAGVKGFGGGFGNATLQAFGEGQTKAFVQEAVTESLKLEAALSHLDTPKKVVIMHYAPIPETLEGENIEIRPFLGTSRLSMPIDHYGAACVFHGHAHHGSREGKTKSGIPVFNVAMPLLTKFTPEQRFALMEV from the coding sequence CTGGCAGCGGTCGGTGATCTGCACTGCCGCGAGGATCAGCACGGGCGGTTCCGTCAGCTGATCAAACAGGTGAACGCCTCGGCGGACGTGCTGCTCTTGTGCGGGGACCTGACGGACCGCGGGCTGATCGAGGAGGGCAAGGTGCTGGCCGAGGAACTCTCGGCCTTACGCGTCCCTTGCGCCGCGGTGCTGGGCAACCACGACTACGAGCACGGACAGGTGAAGGAGATCTGCACGGAGCTCTCCAAGGTCGGCGTGCACATCCTCGACGGGGACCACTTCATCTTCGAGAAGGTGCTGGGCATCGCGGGGGTGAAGGGCTTCGGGGGCGGCTTCGGCAACGCGACGTTGCAGGCGTTCGGCGAGGGACAGACGAAGGCCTTCGTGCAGGAGGCCGTCACGGAGTCGCTCAAGCTGGAGGCCGCGCTCAGCCACCTGGACACGCCGAAGAAGGTCGTCATCATGCACTACGCCCCCATCCCGGAGACGCTGGAGGGGGAGAACATCGAGATCCGTCCCTTCCTGGGGACGAGCCGCCTGTCGATGCCCATCGACCACTACGGCGCGGCCTGCGTCTTCCACGGCCACGCGCACCACGGCTCGCGCGAGGGCAAGACGAAGAGCGGCATCCCGGTGTTCAACGTCGCGATGCCGCTGCTCACCAAGTTCACGCCCGAGCAGCGCTTCGCCCTGATGGAGGTCTAG
- a CDS encoding zf-HC2 domain-containing protein: MSAHESNWTLRRLHAGELPAQETHRVREHVQGCAACGATLRSFADAQAAFEAEVPFERFEAGVERARARQEMKAPATRAQWVRPLLAVAASLVVLVLARPLLGTRGGTDPAQPPVAGNRLKGGASAELRIGGGVDPQRVASTEAQEALQPGERVRLGYTADAYRYVAALSVDAQGEVTPLYPESGDSLEVEPGAGQHWLPESVEFTGAGAERVVLVLTESPLSMAALSDAARKSFIAAGRDVTRMAPLDVAGAQTQWVLLKP, encoded by the coding sequence ATGAGCGCGCACGAGTCGAACTGGACATTGCGCCGCCTTCACGCCGGCGAGCTGCCCGCGCAGGAGACCCACCGCGTCCGGGAGCATGTGCAGGGATGCGCGGCGTGTGGCGCGACGCTCCGGTCCTTCGCGGACGCCCAGGCGGCCTTCGAGGCGGAGGTGCCCTTCGAGCGCTTCGAGGCCGGCGTGGAGCGGGCCCGCGCGCGGCAGGAGATGAAGGCACCGGCGACGCGCGCGCAGTGGGTCCGGCCGCTGCTGGCGGTGGCGGCCTCCCTGGTGGTGCTGGTGCTGGCGCGTCCGCTGCTGGGGACCAGAGGCGGAACGGATCCGGCCCAGCCGCCCGTCGCGGGCAACCGCCTCAAGGGGGGCGCGAGCGCGGAGCTGCGGATTGGGGGCGGAGTGGATCCGCAGCGGGTGGCAAGCACGGAGGCGCAGGAGGCACTGCAACCCGGAGAGCGCGTGCGGCTGGGCTACACGGCGGACGCGTACCGCTACGTGGCGGCGCTGTCCGTGGACGCGCAGGGTGAGGTGACGCCGCTCTATCCGGAGTCCGGGGACAGCCTCGAGGTGGAGCCGGGCGCGGGGCAGCACTGGCTGCCGGAGAGCGTGGAGTTCACCGGCGCGGGCGCGGAGCGCGTGGTGCTGGTGCTGACGGAGTCGCCCCTGTCCATGGCGGCCTTGAGCGACGCGGCCCGGAAGTCCTTCATCGCGGCGGGCCGGGACGTCACCCGCATGGCCCCGCTGGATGTGGCGGGCGCGCAGACGCAGTGGGTTCTCTTGAAGCCATGA
- a CDS encoding ABC transporter permease: MRTALAIARKELAVAFTTPWAYAVLTAMAALSSFFFVSLLEQFQQVQALAREHGWSRLPPDSIVYRNLTDGVVVQLWGVVLIITLFVAPFLSMRLFAEEKRQKTFALLLTTPVRPVDIVLGKYLGGLGLIFVTLGLTLVFPVLLSVVGSGPSGSALEWPTVLLGYGAVLLWGATCMAVGLFISALTESQMLAAFLTFTVLLPWMLLRGVAQSTAEPLRSFLSYLSFDTQLQGMIQGVLEVQALVFFASVILFSLLLTHRAVEAQRYA; encoded by the coding sequence ATGCGCACCGCCCTGGCCATCGCCCGCAAGGAACTGGCCGTCGCCTTCACCACCCCGTGGGCCTACGCCGTGCTCACGGCGATGGCGGCGCTCTCGTCGTTCTTCTTCGTCAGCCTGCTGGAGCAGTTCCAGCAGGTGCAGGCCCTGGCGCGCGAGCACGGCTGGAGCCGCCTGCCCCCTGACTCCATCGTCTACCGCAACCTCACCGACGGCGTGGTGGTGCAGCTGTGGGGCGTGGTGTTGATCATCACGCTCTTCGTCGCGCCCTTCCTGTCCATGCGGCTGTTCGCGGAGGAGAAGCGCCAGAAGACGTTCGCGCTGCTGCTCACCACGCCCGTGCGCCCGGTGGACATCGTGCTGGGCAAGTACCTGGGCGGCCTGGGCCTCATCTTCGTCACGCTGGGGCTGACGCTGGTGTTCCCGGTGTTGTTGTCGGTGGTGGGCTCGGGCCCGTCCGGTTCGGCGCTGGAGTGGCCCACGGTGCTCCTGGGCTACGGCGCGGTGCTCCTGTGGGGCGCGACGTGCATGGCGGTGGGGCTGTTCATCTCCGCGCTGACGGAGAGCCAGATGCTGGCGGCGTTCCTCACCTTCACGGTGCTCTTGCCGTGGATGCTCCTGCGTGGCGTGGCCCAGTCCACCGCGGAGCCGCTGCGCTCGTTCCTCTCCTACCTGTCCTTCGACACGCAGTTGCAGGGGATGATCCAGGGCGTGCTGGAGGTGCAGGCCCTGGTGTTCTTCGCGTCCGTCATCCTGTTCTCACTGCTGCTCACCCACCGCGCGGTGGAAGCGCAGCGCTACGCGTGA